Proteins from one Tenrec ecaudatus isolate mTenEca1 chromosome 8, mTenEca1.hap1, whole genome shotgun sequence genomic window:
- the HRURF gene encoding protein HRURF, protein MAQPTASAQKLVRPIRAVCRILQIPESDPSNLRS, encoded by the coding sequence ATGGCGCAACCCACGGCCTCGGCCCAGAAGCTGGTGCGGCCGATCCGTGCCGTGTGCCGCATCCTGCAGATCCCGGAGTCCGACCCCTCCAACCTGCGATCCTAG
- the HR gene encoding lysine-specific demethylase hairless isoform X2 — protein MESTPRFLKDIPAWQKTASENGIVGQELGGPPQDSLRRGALCLEQPAPFWRGVLSTPDSWLQPGFPQGPKDALPLVEGEGPGNSEWKTSWLGSKEGLRWKEAMLAHPLAFCAPACPPHYGPLITEHGGGHPKSDPVTLRPVHCPFLLETKILERAPFWVPTCLPPYLVSGLPQGRPGDWPLAPYPWVYSAGQPKVPTAFSLGSKGFYHKDPSILRLAKEPMASVEAGLLGLAPGGHLQRAGEVERHALLPRDGETGGSRRPNLCPLFLGPADTAPQSPWPTSPPDLFHTLGNVWAVPGSGNLGYQLEPIAASRCPSPGPPTTKVGTRSSHPPESDGGLSPCGQCQEGLEQDTSGASKSSEEVNKAPGPRACPPNHHTKLKKTWLTRHSEQFGCPGGCPGEEESPAGQLRALKRAGSPEVQGAVGSPAPKRPPDPFPGSMGQGAKGWQDMLNSSKGNKAEAEQHDDQRGPGDGAASQQDEGLRDTLCPALPQGGSQCHSCTLAAGEGRELACHSQHTRRLPLPGQQRPEEDSTASSEEGGASDPEAQLTISLAKHLLRGLGDRLCRLLRREREALAWAQREGQRPTGTDDDPGGVRSCSRCHHGIFNTHWRCPRCSHRLCVACGRMMGAGRTREKAGSQEPSTEECAQEAGHRACSLMLTQFVSSQALAELSTAMHQVWVKFDIRGHCPCQADARVWASGDGSQQKEPPEKTPPTPQPSCNGDTSRTKDIKEEIPDSTETPAEDRTSRGPLPCPSLCELLASTAVKLCLGHERIHMAFAPVTPALSSDDRITNILDSIIAQVVERKIQEKALGPGLRAKRLGLPLSPVRPRLPPPGALLWLQEPRPPGGFRIFQEHWRQGQPVLVSGIQRTLRGHLWGMEALEALGGQVQVLTPLGPPQPTSVGSTAFWQGFSRPEIRLKSEEGSLLLLHRTLGVEDSGRVEDLAASLPLPEYCAHHGKLNLASYLPPGPALRQLEPRLWAAYGVSPHRGHLGTKNLSVEVTDLVSLLVHAETPLPAWHRVQKDLLSGLDGEGLWSPGSQVSAVWHVFRAQDAQRIRRFLQMVQGLASMVSVTQHFLSPETSALSAQLCHQGPSLPADRRLLCAQMDWAVFQAVKVAVGTLQEAK, from the exons ATGGAGAGTACGCCCCGCTTCCTGAAGGACATCCCCGCTTGGCAGAAGACAGCCTCTGAGAACGGCATCGTGGGACAGGAGCTGGGTGGCCCACCGCAGGATAGCCTACGCCGTGGGGCACTGTGCCTGGAACAGCCTGCTCCCTTCTGGAGGGGCGTCCTAAGCACCCCAGACTCTTGGCTTCAACCTGGCTTCCCGCAGGGTCCCAAGGATGCGCTACCACTGGTGGAGGGCGAGGGCCCTGGGAATTCAGAGTGGAAGACCAGCTGGTTGGGAAGCAAGGAGGGGCTGCGTTGGAAGGAAGCAATGCTGGCGCACCCACTGGCCTTCTGTGCACCAGCATGCCCGCCTCACTACGGCCCCCTGATTACTGAGCATGGCGGGGGCCATCCCAAGAGTGACCCTGTGACTTTAAGACCCGTGCACTGCCCCTTCCTTCTGGAGACCAAGATCCTGGAGCGGGCTCCCTTCTGGGTACCCACCTGCTTGCCACCTTACCTAGTGTCCGGTCTACCCCAGGGACGTCCTGGTGATTGGCCCCTGGCCCCGTACCCTTGGGTGTACTCAGCGGGGCAGCCCAAAGTGCCCACTGCCTTCAGCCTGGGCAGCAAG GGCTTTTACCACAAGGACCCGAGCATTCTGCGGCTGGCCAAGGAGCCAATGGCATCTGTGGAAGCTGGGCTGTTGGGCTTAGCCCCTGGTGGGCACCTCCAGAGAGCAGGGGAGGTAGAACGGCATGCACTCCTCCCAAGAGATGGAGagacaggaggcagcaggcgtcCCAATCTCTGCCCGCTTTTCCTGGGGCCTGCAGACACTGCACCCCAGAGTCCCTGGCCCACTAGTCCCCCAGACCTGTTTCACACTCTTGGAAATGTCTGGGCTGTGCCAGGGAGTGGGAACCTTGGGTACCAGCTGGAACCAATAGCTGCATCAAGGTGCCCCTCTCCTGGGCCACCCACCACCAAGGTTGGCACTCGCTCCTCTCACCCACCCGAGAGTGATGGAGGACTCAGCCCTTGTGGGCAGTGCCAGGAGGGGCTGGAGCAGGATACCAGTGGGGCAAGCAAGTCCAGTGAGGAAGTGAACAAGGCCCCTGGTCCCAGGGCCTGCCCGCCCAACCATCACACCAAACTAAAGAAGACATGGCTCACAAGACACTCTGAGCAGTTTGGGTGCCCAGGTGGCTGTcctggggaggaggagagccCAGCTGGCCAACTCCGGGCCCTCAAGAGGGCAGGGAGCCCCGAGGTTCAGGGAGCAgtgggcagccctgcccccaagcGTCCACCTGATCCTTTCCCAGGCAGCATGGGGCAGGGGGCCAAAGGTTGGCAGGACATGCTGAACTCATCAAAAGGGAACAAGGCCGAGGCAGAGCAGCATGATGACCAGAGAG GACCTGGAGATGGCGCAGCCAGCCAACAGGACGAGGGGCTTCGGGACACACTTTGCCCAGCTCTCCCCCAAGGTGGCTCTCAGTGtcacagctgcactctggcagcTGGCGAGGGGAGAGAGTTGGCCTGCCACTCCCAACACACTCGGAG ATTGCCTCTTCCAGGGCAGCAGCGGCCAGAAGAAGACTCAACAGCCAGCTCCGAGGAGGGAGGAGCGTCCGACCCCGAGGCCCAGCTCACCATCAGCTTGGCCAAGCACCTGCTCCGCGGTTTGGGGGACCGACTGTGCCGCCTGCTGCGGAGGGagcgggaggccctggcctgggcacAGAGGGAAG GCCAGCGGCCAACCGGGACAGACGATGACCCAGGTGGGGTGCGGAGCTGCAGCCGGTGCCACCATGGAATCTTCAACACCCACTGGCGATGTCCTCGCTGCAGCCATAGGCTGTGTGTCGCCTGCGGTCGCATGATGGGCGCTGGGAGGACCAGGGAGAAAGCGG GCTCTCAGGAGCCGTCCACTGAGGAGTGTGCCCAGGAGGCTGGGCACAGAGCCTGCTCCCTGATGCTGACCCAGTTTGTCTCGAGCCAAG cttTGGCAGAACTGAGCACAGCGATGCATCAGGTGTGGGTCAAGTTTGACATCCGGGGGCACTGCCCCTGCCAAGCGGATGCCCGGGTGTGGGCCTCTGGAGATGGGAGCCAGCAG AAGGAGCCACCAGAGAAAACACCCCCGACTCCACAACCTTCCTGCAATGGGGACACCAGCAGGACCAAGGACATCAAGGAGG AGATCCCCGACTCCACTGAGACCCCAGCAGAGGACCGCACCAGCCGAGGCCCCCTGCCTTGTCCTTCTCTCTGCGAGCTACTAGCCTCCACTGCTGTCAAACTCTGCTTGGGACACGAGCGGATACACATGGCTTTTGCCCCCGTCACTCCGGCCCTGTCCAGC GATGACCGAATCACCAACATCCTAGACAGCATCATTGCACAGGTGGTGGAGCGGAAAATCCAGGAGAAGGCCTTGGGGCCCGGCCTGCGGGCTAAGCGCCTGGGCCTGCCCCTCTCACCCGTGCGACCCAGGCTGCCTCCCCCAGGGGCTTTGCTGTGGCTTCAGGAGCCCAGGCCTCCTGGAGGCTTCCGCATCTTCCAAGAGCACTGGAGGCAGGGCCAG CCCGTGCTGGTGTCTGGGATCCAAAGGACACTGCGGGGCCACCTTTGGGGGATGGAAGCTCTGGAGGCACTCGGAGGACAGGTGCAGGTGCTGACGCCCCTCGGGCCTCCCCAGCCCACAAGCGTGGGCAGCACAGCCTTCTGGCAGGGCTTCTCCCGGCCTGAGA TCCGCCTGAAGTCCGAGGAGGGCTCTCTCCTGCTGCTGCACCGAACTCTAGGGGTGGAGGACAGCGGCAG GGTAGAGGACCTGGCTGCCAGCCTACCGCTCCCTGAGTACTGTGCACACCACGGGAAGCTCAACCTGGCTTCCTACCTCCCGCCAGGCCCTGCCCTGCGGCAGCTAGAGCCCCGGCTCTGGGCAGCCTATG GTGTGAGCCCACACCGTGGACACCTGGGGACCAAGAACCTGTCTGTGGAGGTGACTGACCTGGTCAGTCTCCTGGTACATGCGGAAACCCCACTGCCGGCTTGGCACCGGGTACAGAAAG ACCTCCTGTCCGGCCTGGACGGGGAAGGACTCTGGTCTCCGGGCAGCCAGGTCAGCGCCGTGTGGCACGTGTTCAGAGCACAGGACGCCCAGCGCATCCGCCGCTTTCTGcagatg GTGCAAGGCTTGGCCAGTATGGTCAGTGTCACTCAGCACTTCCTATCCCCTGAGACATCAGCACTCTCGGCTCAGCTCTGCCACCAGGGACCCAGCCTGCCCGCTGACCGCCGCCTGCTTTGTGCACAG ATGGACTGGGCTGTGTTCCAAGCAGTGAAGGTGGCCGTAGGAACATTGCAAGAGGCTAAATAG
- the HR gene encoding lysine-specific demethylase hairless isoform X1: MESTPRFLKDIPAWQKTASENGIVGQELGGPPQDSLRRGALCLEQPAPFWRGVLSTPDSWLQPGFPQGPKDALPLVEGEGPGNSEWKTSWLGSKEGLRWKEAMLAHPLAFCAPACPPHYGPLITEHGGGHPKSDPVTLRPVHCPFLLETKILERAPFWVPTCLPPYLVSGLPQGRPGDWPLAPYPWVYSAGQPKVPTAFSLGSKGFYHKDPSILRLAKEPMASVEAGLLGLAPGGHLQRAGEVERHALLPRDGETGGSRRPNLCPLFLGPADTAPQSPWPTSPPDLFHTLGNVWAVPGSGNLGYQLEPIAASRCPSPGPPTTKVGTRSSHPPESDGGLSPCGQCQEGLEQDTSGASKSSEEVNKAPGPRACPPNHHTKLKKTWLTRHSEQFGCPGGCPGEEESPAGQLRALKRAGSPEVQGAVGSPAPKRPPDPFPGSMGQGAKGWQDMLNSSKGNKAEAEQHDDQRGPGDGAASQQDEGLRDTLCPALPQGGSQCHSCTLAAGEGRELACHSQHTRRLPLPGQQRPEEDSTASSEEGGASDPEAQLTISLAKHLLRGLGDRLCRLLRREREALAWAQREGQRPTGTDDDPGGVRSCSRCHHGIFNTHWRCPRCSHRLCVACGRMMGAGRTREKAGSQEPSTEECAQEAGHRACSLMLTQFVSSQALAELSTAMHQVWVKFDIRGHCPCQADARVWASGDGSQQKEPPEKTPPTPQPSCNGDTSRTKDIKEEIPDSTETPAEDRTSRGPLPCPSLCELLASTAVKLCLGHERIHMAFAPVTPALSSDDRITNILDSIIAQVVERKIQEKALGPGLRAKRLGLPLSPVRPRLPPPGALLWLQEPRPPGGFRIFQEHWRQGQPVLVSGIQRTLRGHLWGMEALEALGGQVQVLTPLGPPQPTSVGSTAFWQGFSRPEIRLKSEEGSLLLLHRTLGVEDSGRVEDLAASLPLPEYCAHHGKLNLASYLPPGPALRQLEPRLWAAYGVSPHRGHLGTKNLSVEVTDLVSLLVHAETPLPAWHRVQKDLLSGLDGEGLWSPGSQVSAVWHVFRAQDAQRIRRFLQMVCPAGAGTLEPGVPGSCYLDAGLRRRLREEWGVSCWTLLQAPGEAVLVPAGAPHQVQGLASMVSVTQHFLSPETSALSAQLCHQGPSLPADRRLLCAQMDWAVFQAVKVAVGTLQEAK; the protein is encoded by the exons ATGGAGAGTACGCCCCGCTTCCTGAAGGACATCCCCGCTTGGCAGAAGACAGCCTCTGAGAACGGCATCGTGGGACAGGAGCTGGGTGGCCCACCGCAGGATAGCCTACGCCGTGGGGCACTGTGCCTGGAACAGCCTGCTCCCTTCTGGAGGGGCGTCCTAAGCACCCCAGACTCTTGGCTTCAACCTGGCTTCCCGCAGGGTCCCAAGGATGCGCTACCACTGGTGGAGGGCGAGGGCCCTGGGAATTCAGAGTGGAAGACCAGCTGGTTGGGAAGCAAGGAGGGGCTGCGTTGGAAGGAAGCAATGCTGGCGCACCCACTGGCCTTCTGTGCACCAGCATGCCCGCCTCACTACGGCCCCCTGATTACTGAGCATGGCGGGGGCCATCCCAAGAGTGACCCTGTGACTTTAAGACCCGTGCACTGCCCCTTCCTTCTGGAGACCAAGATCCTGGAGCGGGCTCCCTTCTGGGTACCCACCTGCTTGCCACCTTACCTAGTGTCCGGTCTACCCCAGGGACGTCCTGGTGATTGGCCCCTGGCCCCGTACCCTTGGGTGTACTCAGCGGGGCAGCCCAAAGTGCCCACTGCCTTCAGCCTGGGCAGCAAG GGCTTTTACCACAAGGACCCGAGCATTCTGCGGCTGGCCAAGGAGCCAATGGCATCTGTGGAAGCTGGGCTGTTGGGCTTAGCCCCTGGTGGGCACCTCCAGAGAGCAGGGGAGGTAGAACGGCATGCACTCCTCCCAAGAGATGGAGagacaggaggcagcaggcgtcCCAATCTCTGCCCGCTTTTCCTGGGGCCTGCAGACACTGCACCCCAGAGTCCCTGGCCCACTAGTCCCCCAGACCTGTTTCACACTCTTGGAAATGTCTGGGCTGTGCCAGGGAGTGGGAACCTTGGGTACCAGCTGGAACCAATAGCTGCATCAAGGTGCCCCTCTCCTGGGCCACCCACCACCAAGGTTGGCACTCGCTCCTCTCACCCACCCGAGAGTGATGGAGGACTCAGCCCTTGTGGGCAGTGCCAGGAGGGGCTGGAGCAGGATACCAGTGGGGCAAGCAAGTCCAGTGAGGAAGTGAACAAGGCCCCTGGTCCCAGGGCCTGCCCGCCCAACCATCACACCAAACTAAAGAAGACATGGCTCACAAGACACTCTGAGCAGTTTGGGTGCCCAGGTGGCTGTcctggggaggaggagagccCAGCTGGCCAACTCCGGGCCCTCAAGAGGGCAGGGAGCCCCGAGGTTCAGGGAGCAgtgggcagccctgcccccaagcGTCCACCTGATCCTTTCCCAGGCAGCATGGGGCAGGGGGCCAAAGGTTGGCAGGACATGCTGAACTCATCAAAAGGGAACAAGGCCGAGGCAGAGCAGCATGATGACCAGAGAG GACCTGGAGATGGCGCAGCCAGCCAACAGGACGAGGGGCTTCGGGACACACTTTGCCCAGCTCTCCCCCAAGGTGGCTCTCAGTGtcacagctgcactctggcagcTGGCGAGGGGAGAGAGTTGGCCTGCCACTCCCAACACACTCGGAG ATTGCCTCTTCCAGGGCAGCAGCGGCCAGAAGAAGACTCAACAGCCAGCTCCGAGGAGGGAGGAGCGTCCGACCCCGAGGCCCAGCTCACCATCAGCTTGGCCAAGCACCTGCTCCGCGGTTTGGGGGACCGACTGTGCCGCCTGCTGCGGAGGGagcgggaggccctggcctgggcacAGAGGGAAG GCCAGCGGCCAACCGGGACAGACGATGACCCAGGTGGGGTGCGGAGCTGCAGCCGGTGCCACCATGGAATCTTCAACACCCACTGGCGATGTCCTCGCTGCAGCCATAGGCTGTGTGTCGCCTGCGGTCGCATGATGGGCGCTGGGAGGACCAGGGAGAAAGCGG GCTCTCAGGAGCCGTCCACTGAGGAGTGTGCCCAGGAGGCTGGGCACAGAGCCTGCTCCCTGATGCTGACCCAGTTTGTCTCGAGCCAAG cttTGGCAGAACTGAGCACAGCGATGCATCAGGTGTGGGTCAAGTTTGACATCCGGGGGCACTGCCCCTGCCAAGCGGATGCCCGGGTGTGGGCCTCTGGAGATGGGAGCCAGCAG AAGGAGCCACCAGAGAAAACACCCCCGACTCCACAACCTTCCTGCAATGGGGACACCAGCAGGACCAAGGACATCAAGGAGG AGATCCCCGACTCCACTGAGACCCCAGCAGAGGACCGCACCAGCCGAGGCCCCCTGCCTTGTCCTTCTCTCTGCGAGCTACTAGCCTCCACTGCTGTCAAACTCTGCTTGGGACACGAGCGGATACACATGGCTTTTGCCCCCGTCACTCCGGCCCTGTCCAGC GATGACCGAATCACCAACATCCTAGACAGCATCATTGCACAGGTGGTGGAGCGGAAAATCCAGGAGAAGGCCTTGGGGCCCGGCCTGCGGGCTAAGCGCCTGGGCCTGCCCCTCTCACCCGTGCGACCCAGGCTGCCTCCCCCAGGGGCTTTGCTGTGGCTTCAGGAGCCCAGGCCTCCTGGAGGCTTCCGCATCTTCCAAGAGCACTGGAGGCAGGGCCAG CCCGTGCTGGTGTCTGGGATCCAAAGGACACTGCGGGGCCACCTTTGGGGGATGGAAGCTCTGGAGGCACTCGGAGGACAGGTGCAGGTGCTGACGCCCCTCGGGCCTCCCCAGCCCACAAGCGTGGGCAGCACAGCCTTCTGGCAGGGCTTCTCCCGGCCTGAGA TCCGCCTGAAGTCCGAGGAGGGCTCTCTCCTGCTGCTGCACCGAACTCTAGGGGTGGAGGACAGCGGCAG GGTAGAGGACCTGGCTGCCAGCCTACCGCTCCCTGAGTACTGTGCACACCACGGGAAGCTCAACCTGGCTTCCTACCTCCCGCCAGGCCCTGCCCTGCGGCAGCTAGAGCCCCGGCTCTGGGCAGCCTATG GTGTGAGCCCACACCGTGGACACCTGGGGACCAAGAACCTGTCTGTGGAGGTGACTGACCTGGTCAGTCTCCTGGTACATGCGGAAACCCCACTGCCGGCTTGGCACCGGGTACAGAAAG ACCTCCTGTCCGGCCTGGACGGGGAAGGACTCTGGTCTCCGGGCAGCCAGGTCAGCGCCGTGTGGCACGTGTTCAGAGCACAGGACGCCCAGCGCATCCGCCGCTTTCTGcagatg GTGTGCCCTGCTGGGGCAGGCACCCTGGAGCCCGGGGTCCCAGGCAGCTGCTACCTCGATGCAGGGCTGCGGAGGCGCCTGCGGGAGGAGTGGGGCGTGAGCTGCTGGACCCTACTGCAGGCCCCCGGGGAGGCTGTGCTGGTGCCTGCAGGGGCACCCCACCAG GTGCAAGGCTTGGCCAGTATGGTCAGTGTCACTCAGCACTTCCTATCCCCTGAGACATCAGCACTCTCGGCTCAGCTCTGCCACCAGGGACCCAGCCTGCCCGCTGACCGCCGCCTGCTTTGTGCACAG ATGGACTGGGCTGTGTTCCAAGCAGTGAAGGTGGCCGTAGGAACATTGCAAGAGGCTAAATAG